The Deltaproteobacteria bacterium genome includes the window ATTATGTCTTTGGGTGCCAGTTTCCGGACGCCGGCAACAACGAGATTCTGCACACCTACGGCACTCAAGAACAGAAAGAACTCTATCTCCGGCCGGTGGTTGAAGGAAAAATCAGAGGCTGCTTTTCCATGACGGAAGTGGATACGCCGGGTTCAAACCCGGTCATGCTGAAAACCACGGCGGTCAAGGACGGCGCGGACTACGTGATCAACGGACAGAAATGGTATACCACGGCGGCGGACGGCGCCGCCTTCGCCATTGTCATGGCCGTCACCAACCCGGATGCGCCCCCTCACTACCGTGCAAGCATGATCATCGTCCCCACCGATACGCCGGGTTTCAATCTGGTACGAAATATTCCGGTCATGGGCCATGCCGGTTCCGATTGGGCCAGTCACGCGGAGATACTCTACCAGTCGTGCAGAGTACCGCAAACCAACCTTCTGGGTCAGGAAGGGCACGGATTTGTCATTGCTCAGCAACGACTCGGCCCGGGCAGAATTCACCACTGTATGCGCTGGATCGCCATCTGCAATCGCGCCTTCGACCTGATGTGCTCTCGGGCTCTGACGAGACCTATCGGCCCGGATGAAACCCTGAGCAACAAACAGATCGTCCAATCCTGGATCGCCGACAGTGCGGCCGGTATTAAGGCGGCCAGGCTGCTGGTCCTCCATGCAGCCTGGAAGATGCAAAACAAGGGAGTTAAAGAGGCCCGCGAGGAAATCTCGTTGATCAAATTCTTCGTGGCCAACGTGCTGCAACAAGTCGTTGATCGGGCTCTTCAGGTGCACGGCGGCCTCGGCATGACCGACGACACGATACTGGCCTATTTTTTCCGGCACGAGCGCGCCGCCCGTATCCTGGACGGGGCGGATGAAGTCCATCAGATGTCGGTGGCCAGACGGATCCTTCGCGAATACGCGGGCAAGCGGCTAAGTTGACGTCGCAGGGATATGCATTTGACCCGGTCGGGAACTCCAAGACCGGGGAAAAGCGCTGCCGGGGCCGGGGAATGCACGGATTCCGGCGGAGGAGGAGCGTTAGTACGACATGACTTTTTCGGATTTTCAGGAACTCGTGAACCTTTCCAGGCAAGAGATCTACCAGGAGACGTATGCCGAGAACAGGGAAACGATCCGGATAAAAAAAGAAAAGACCATTGTCAAGAACCTGGCGCATATCCTGGACGCCGCTCTCAGGATCAGCAATCTGAAAGGGTTCCAGGCCATGAGCATGAGGGACCTCAGCCGGGAAACCGGAATGAGTACGGGTTCGCTCTATGCCTACTTTTCCAGCAAGGAAGAGTTGGCTGAAATTCTGCAGAGCACCGGCAGAGCCATCACTCTGAGGCTTCTAAGAGAACTTTCCGAAGAGGAAAGCACGCCAAGAGCGAAGTTGCGTGCAGCCATACGCACACACGTGTATTTGAGCGAAGTCATGCGTCCGTGGTTTTATTTTTCGTACATGGAGGCCAGGAACCTGAGCAAAGAGGAAAGGAAAAAGGCTATTTCAAGCGAGTTGGACACGGAGAAAGTGTTCTCGGACATCATCAGTCTGGGACAGGAAGAAGGCGTGTTCGTCCGGCGCGACAGCCGACTGGCGGCCGGCATGATCAAAGCGATGGTGCAGGATTGGTATCTCAAGAGATGGAAGTACGCTCGCAGAGACGTCTCCGTGGATCGGTTCGCAGATTTTGTCATTGACGCCGTAGAAGCGATCTGTCTGAAAAGAGACCAGGTCGATCCGAACATGGAAGAGGAACAGGAGCATGAGCTTCACCGACACAGCGACACTCATGAGAACGGGAGAAGAACTGGATGCCTCTAAGATCGAGGCATTCTTGAAGGATTGCATACCCGGCCTCGATGGATCCATTACAGTGCGGCAGTTTCCCAGCGGACACTCCAACCTTACCTATCTCCTCGCCGTGGGAAACAGGGAACTGGTGCTTCGACGGCCGCCCTTCGGCACCAAGGCGGCCACGGCTCACGACATGGGGCGGGAGTATCGGATTCTGAACGCGTTGCATTCGACGTTTCCATATTGCCCGACTCCCCTTGCCTACACCGATGACCCGTCCGTCATGGGATCGCCTTTCTACGTAATGGAACGATTGCGCGGCATCGTCCTTCGGAAGGATCTCCCACCGGGCCTCGCGTTTTCCCCCGAACAGGCGCGGGAGCTGTCCGAGAACTTCCTCAGGGTGTTGGTGGAGCTTCACTCCATCGATTATAAAAGCGTTGGGCTGGAAAGCTTCGGTAAACCCCAAGGGTACGTAAAAAGGCAAGTGGAAGGGTGGGTCAAGCGATACCGGGCCGCCCGAACTCCGGATGCTCCGGAGCAGGAAGACATCATGGAGTGGTTATTGGAAAAAATGCCTCCCGACTCGGACCGACCTGGAATCGTCCATAATGACTACCGGCTGGATAATGTTGTACTGGACGAACAAGATCCCACGAAAATTGTCGGTGTCCTGGACTGGGAGATGGCTACGATCGGGGATCCGCTCCTGGATTTCGGCAATTCGCTCTGCTACTGGATCCGGCACGACGATCCGGAGGAGTTGCATGTAGCGCGTCTGGTGCCGACGAACATGAAAGGTGTGCCCACGCGGGAAGAAGTGGTTCGGTTCTACGAGCAGAATTCCGGACGTAGCATCGCCAATTGCGATTTCTATTCCTGCTTCGGACTGTTCCGTCTGGGCGCCATCTTCCAGCAGATCTACTACCGCTACTACCACGGAGAGACGCAAGACGAGCGATTCAAGAGTCTCATCGGGGGAGTGAAGGCTCTGGAGTGGGCCACCCGCAGGGTTGTCGAGCGGTCGGAGCTTTAGGAGATAAGCACGGTCGGGCGCGTCCGGTTTCCCGAACGCGGTGTTCGGCGGCATATAGTCCGGGGTTCCTTCAAATCGGACCCTACGTTCTTACGGTCCGTACGGCCGCCCGGTATGGTCGACCATGCTGTGACGTAGGTGATTCCGGCAACTTCGCCTGTCGGGCGACTGGATCGGAGACAGGCTAAACCATTTATAGGAGGAGTAGATAATGTCCTTAAGACGTGTAGCCGTTATTGCAGGGTATCGCACCCCTTTTGTCCGCGTGGGTACCGACTTTGTGGAGATGACGGCGATAGACCTAGCCAAGAATGCGATGGCCGAACTGGTGAACCGGACGGAGATACCTCTTAAAGAGATTGACGAGGTCGCCATGGGAATCTCGGTCCCGAAACCGAGCACCGGCAACCTGGCCCGCATTGCCGCATTGGGTATCGGCATTCCGAAGAACGTTCACTGCTATCACATGCAGCTCGCTTGTGCCTCGAGCATCCTCACTTCGGCCACCGTGGCCATGAGTATCGCCACGGGTCAAGCCGACGTGGGCATCGCCGGGGGCGCCGAAAGCCTGAGCGACATGCCGATCATGGTCGGAGAACCGGTTCGTAAGGCCGTCATGGCCGCCCAAGCCAAGAAAACCGTAGAGGAACAATTCATGACCATCGGTTCGGTGCCGCTCATGCATTTCATTCCCCAGCCGCCACCGCTTCAGGAGGCTTATACGGGTCTCACCATGGGCGAGCATACCGAATTGATGGTTCAGGAATGGGGCGTTACTCGGGAAGAGCAGGACGATTATGCTTTCCGGACACACAAGCTGGCGGGAGAAGCCATAGCGGACGGCCGGATTCCCCTTGAGGTGGCTCCGGTGATCGCTCCTCCCAATTTCGTACCGGTGACCAAAGACAATCTTGTACGGCCCAATCCGGATCGCGCCAAAATGGCCATGCTTCCCCCTGCGTTCGACAAGGTGGTGGGAACCATTACGGCCGCCAACTCCAGCCCACTCACGGACGGTGCGGCAGTCGTCTTGCTGATGGCGGAAGAAAAGGCGAAGGCCCTGGGGTATACGCCTATAGCGTTCATCAAGTC containing:
- a CDS encoding acyl-CoA dehydrogenase family protein, with translation MDFAISEKMQVIIDMMNEFVEKELIPMEPAFLTRPFSELLPELEEKRRMVRKMELWAPPHPREYGGMGLDVVEFGLASEVLGRCPLAHYVFGCQFPDAGNNEILHTYGTQEQKELYLRPVVEGKIRGCFSMTEVDTPGSNPVMLKTTAVKDGADYVINGQKWYTTAADGAAFAIVMAVTNPDAPPHYRASMIIVPTDTPGFNLVRNIPVMGHAGSDWASHAEILYQSCRVPQTNLLGQEGHGFVIAQQRLGPGRIHHCMRWIAICNRAFDLMCSRALTRPIGPDETLSNKQIVQSWIADSAAGIKAARLLVLHAAWKMQNKGVKEAREEISLIKFFVANVLQQVVDRALQVHGGLGMTDDTILAYFFRHERAARILDGADEVHQMSVARRILREYAGKRLS
- a CDS encoding TetR/AcrR family transcriptional regulator, yielding MTFSDFQELVNLSRQEIYQETYAENRETIRIKKEKTIVKNLAHILDAALRISNLKGFQAMSMRDLSRETGMSTGSLYAYFSSKEELAEILQSTGRAITLRLLRELSEEESTPRAKLRAAIRTHVYLSEVMRPWFYFSYMEARNLSKEERKKAISSELDTEKVFSDIISLGQEEGVFVRRDSRLAAGMIKAMVQDWYLKRWKYARRDVSVDRFADFVIDAVEAICLKRDQVDPNMEEEQEHELHRHSDTHENGRRTGCL
- a CDS encoding phosphotransferase family protein, translating into MSFTDTATLMRTGEELDASKIEAFLKDCIPGLDGSITVRQFPSGHSNLTYLLAVGNRELVLRRPPFGTKAATAHDMGREYRILNALHSTFPYCPTPLAYTDDPSVMGSPFYVMERLRGIVLRKDLPPGLAFSPEQARELSENFLRVLVELHSIDYKSVGLESFGKPQGYVKRQVEGWVKRYRAARTPDAPEQEDIMEWLLEKMPPDSDRPGIVHNDYRLDNVVLDEQDPTKIVGVLDWEMATIGDPLLDFGNSLCYWIRHDDPEELHVARLVPTNMKGVPTREEVVRFYEQNSGRSIANCDFYSCFGLFRLGAIFQQIYYRYYHGETQDERFKSLIGGVKALEWATRRVVERSEL
- a CDS encoding acetyl-CoA C-acyltransferase; the encoded protein is MSLRRVAVIAGYRTPFVRVGTDFVEMTAIDLAKNAMAELVNRTEIPLKEIDEVAMGISVPKPSTGNLARIAALGIGIPKNVHCYHMQLACASSILTSATVAMSIATGQADVGIAGGAESLSDMPIMVGEPVRKAVMAAQAKKTVEEQFMTIGSVPLMHFIPQPPPLQEAYTGLTMGEHTELMVQEWGVTREEQDDYAFRTHKLAGEAIADGRIPLEVAPVIAPPNFVPVTKDNLVRPNPDRAKMAMLPPAFDKVVGTITAANSSPLTDGAAVVLLMAEEKAKALGYTPIAFIKSFGFSGVDLDVGMLFGPAYSTPRALKNAGLKLSDIDLVEMHEAFAGQVLCNLKAFTAKDWLEKNVGLSEPIGEVNMDRFNMMGGSISLGHPFGATGARMITTCANQLPRVGGTYGLLTACAANGTGGAMMLERAS